Proteins co-encoded in one Prunus persica cultivar Lovell chromosome G6, Prunus_persica_NCBIv2, whole genome shotgun sequence genomic window:
- the LOC18773698 gene encoding uncharacterized protein LOC18773698 yields MASSEEFRLVLPGVDHEGRLPRKYTGEGQGAKKNISPPIEWYNVPQGTKSLALVVQDIDAPDPNGPIVPWTHWVVVNIPPTVKKLPEGFSGKEEEVGGDYGGIKEGNNDWKVPGWRGPKLPNHGHRFEFKLYALDDELHFGHKVTKERVLEAIQGHVLGEAVLMAIF; encoded by the exons ATGGCTTCCAGTGAAGAGTTCAGATTGGTATTACCAGGCGTAGACCACGAAGGAAGGCTGCCCAGAAAATACACAGGAGAAGGCCAAGGGGCAAAGAAGAACATATCTCCACCAATAGAATGGTACAACGTGCCGCAGGGGACCAAGAGCCTGGCCCTGGTTGTACAAGACATTGATGCACCCGACCCGAATGGGCCGATCGTGCCGTGGACCCACTGGGTGGTGGTGAACATCCCACCGACTGTGAAGAAGCTGCCAGAGGGGTTCTCTGGGAAAGAGGAGGAGGTGGGGGGCGATTATGGTGGGATCAAAGAAGGGAACAATGACTGGAAGGTGCCTGGGTGGCGAGGGCCCAAATTGCCTAATCATGGCCATAGGTTCGAGTTCAAGCTCTATGCTTTGGATGATGAACTGCACTTTGGTCACAAG GTGACGAAGGAGAGGGTTTTAGAAGCAATTCAAGGGCATGTGTTGGGAGAAGCGGTCTTGATGGCCATTTTCTGA
- the LOC18774582 gene encoding receptor-like protein 12: MRIPLLSWLFLVPIYYVSLSFHVFVVSSQCPSDQQSLLLQLKNGLQFTSTSSKKLAQWKNGSDYCSWEGVSCKDGCVSHLDLSSESISGGLNNSNALFDLQYIENLNLAYNNFNNTQIPSKFDKLNNLGYLNLSNAGFVGQIPIEIAHLTRLVTLDLSTLYFPGTPSLQLENPNLNVLLRNLSELVELHLDGVNISAHGTEWCQAISSSLLNLRVLSLSACNISGPFDSSLLKLHSLSVIRIENNNLSTQVPEFFSNFSNLTSLRLSSSGLYGTFPEKIFQVPTLQTIDLSGNSQLQGSLPEFPKNASLQSLVLNGANFSGQLLPNSIGNLKMLSKIDVPSCNFTGSIPRSMENLTQLIYVDLSMNKFNGSVPFFSMAKNLTLINLSSNLLTGQINSSHLENLTNLVNLDLRFNLLDGTIPPSLFSLSLLQKLQLSNNQFSGQLPVFGGISLLDTLDLSRNKLEGPIPMSIFNLKGLKILSLSSNNFSGSFPLNSLQQLKNLSSLDLSYNSLSIDYNTANSSDSSFPQITTLKLASGKLSRFPDFLRNQSKLNTLDLSQNQISGEIPNWIWRLSTLFQLNLSCNSLETLEGPLLNVTSSSLSVLDLHSNQLQGQIPLFSQSSIYLDYSRNNFNSSIRTDIGDFLYFAVFFSLSSNKFHGIIPESICNASNLQVLDVSNNSLNGLIPRCLTAMSGTLAVLNLRRNNLSGTVPDKFPEHCSLKTLDLNGNQIGGQFPKSLANCTMLEVLNLGNNQIADTFPCLLKKISTLRVLVLRSNKFYGRFGCPKPHGNWSMLQIVDIALNNFSGEIRGKCLRTWKAMMGDDDDAMSELNHLRFGVLKFTGVYYQDAITVTNKGLEMEFVKILTVFTSIDFSGNDFNGSIPEEVGQLKSLYVLNLSSNALTGSIPTSLSNLRQLESLDLSNNKLGGTIPAEFANLTFLSFLNLSNNQLVGKIPSTAQLSTFSAASFTGNKRLCGIQLNISCNNPSESPDAAQKAPNKESGIGFDWQSIYTGVGFGVGAGVIVILLILWEEGRNWLEDSIDRILLAILPMMGFTYKTRDEWNEEEEEDFEEDSTYIMEDCDIDENESEDKGFQGTYCVFCSKLDMSRKRAIHDPSCTCHLSPRISSSSSSSYSFSP, translated from the coding sequence ATGAGAATTCCTCTGCTTTCATGGCTTTTCTTAGTACCCATTTACTATGTTTCACTCAGCTTCCATGTCTTTGTGGTCTCTAGCCAATGCCCAAGCGATCAGCAATCTTTGTTGCTTCAATTGAAGAACGGCCTCCAATTTACCTCTACATCGTCTAAAAAACTTGCACAGTGGAAGAATGGCTCAGATTACTGCTCTTGGGAAGGTGTGTCCTGCAAAGATGGATGTGTTTCTCATCTCGACTTAAGCAGCGAGTCTATTTCAGGAGGACTTAATAATTCAAATGCTCTTTTTGATCTGCAGTACATCGAGAACCTGAATTTGGCTTACAATAATTTCAACAATACTCAGATTCCATCCAAATTCGACAAGCTGAACAATTTGGGTTATCTGAACCTGTCAAATGCTGGCTTTGTGGGGCAGATTCCAATTGAGATTGCACACCTGACGAGGTTGGTAACTCTTGATTTATCTACCCTTTACTTTCCCGGAACTCCTTCACTGCAACTTGAGAATCCAAATTTGAATGTACTCCTCCGCAACCTTTCTGAGCTTGTTGAACTTCATCTTGATGGTGTGAATATATCAGCACATGGGACTGAGTGGTGCCAAGCTATATCATCTTCACTGCTAAACTTGAGGGTGTTGAGCTTGTCCGCTTGTAATATTTCAGGCCCTTTTGATAGTTCCTTACTGAAACTTCACTCACTCTCAGTGATTCGTATAGAGAACAACAATTTGTCTACTCAAGTTCCAGAGTTCttctcaaatttctcaaatttgaCTTCCTTGCGCCTCAGCAGTTCTGGGTTATATGGTACATTTCCAGAGAAGATTTTCCAAGTACCTACACTGCAGACTATAGACCTATCTGGTAATTCACAGCTTCAGGGTTCCTTACCAGAATTTCCGAAGAATGCATCTCTTCAATCCCTGGTTCTCAATGGGGCAAATTTCTCAGGCCAGTTGCTACCGAACTCTATTGGGAACCTCAAAATGCTGTCCAAAATAGATGTACCAAGTTGCAATTTCACTGGATCAATCCCAAGGTCAATGGAAAACCTTACACAATTGATTTATGTAGACCTCTCAATGAACAAGTTCAATGGTTCTGTTCCTTTCTTCAGTATGGCCAAGAATCTGACCCTAATAAATCTTTCATCCAATCTTCTAACAGGTCAGATTAATTCCTCTCACTTGGAAAACCTTACTAATCTGGTGAATCTCGACTTGAGATTCAATCTACTTGATGGGACTATTCCACCGtctctattttctctttcACTGCTGCAGAAACTGCAGCTTTCTAACAATCAATTCTCTGGTCAGTTGCCTGTATTTGGTGGTATCTCTCTACTGGACACCCTTGATTTGAGTAGGAATAAGTTGGAAGGGCCTATACCAATGTCTATCTTTAATCTCAAAGGGCTTAAGATTCTTTCACTTTCTTCAAACAACTTCAGCGGCTCCTTTCCACTTAATAGTCTTCAGCAACTAAAAAATCTTTCAAGTCTTGATCTTTCATACAATAGTTTGTCGATTGACTACAACACTGCCAATTCCTCTGACTCTTCCTTTCCTCAAATTACCACTTTGAAATTAGCTTCTGGCAAGTTGAGTAGATTCCCAGATTTCTTGAGAAACCAATCCAAATTAAACACTTTGGACCTTTCACAAAACCAGATTTCTGGAGAGATACCCAACTGGATTTGGAGGCTCAGTACTCTTTTTCAACTAAATCTTTCTTGCAACTCTCTGGAAACTCTAGAAGGTCCTCTCCTCAATGTTACTTCTTCTAGTTTGTCTGTCCTTGACCTTCATTCCAACCAGCTTCAGGGACAAATCCCACTTTTTTCACAAAGTTCCATTTATCTAGATTATTCAAGAAATAACTTTAACTCTAGCATACGGACTGACATTGGTGATTTCCTTTATTTTGCTgtattcttctctctttcaagCAATAAATTCCACGGAATCATTCCAGAATCTATATGCAATGCGTCAAATCTTCAGGTTCTTGATGTTTCAAATAATTCTCTCAATGGCTTGATTCCACGGTGCTTGACTGCAATGAGCGGGACTCTTGCAGTACTGAATTTGAGAAGAAACAATCTTTCTGGCACTGTTCCTGATAAATTTCCTGAGCATTGTAGTTTAAAAACTCTAGACCTCAATGGCAATCAGATAGGAGGTCAGTTTCCAAAATCTCTAGCCAATTGCACAATGTTAGAGGTTTTGAACCTTGGAAACAATCAAATAGCAGATACGTTTCCTTGCCTGTTGAAGAAAATTTCCACCTTGCGTGTTCTTGTTTTGCGATCCAACAAATTTTATGGACGCTTTGGATGCCCCAAGCCCCATGGAAACTGGTCAATGCTTCAAATTGTTGACATAGCACTCAACAATTTTAGTGGTGAAATACGAGGAAAATGCTTGAGAACCTGGAAGGCAATGATGGGTGACGACGATGATGCCATGTCAGAGCTTAATCACCTTCGATTTGGAGTCCTAAAATTCACCGGGGTATATTATCAGGATGCTATAACTGTTACCAACAAAGGTTTAGAGATGGAGTTTGTAAAGATTCTAACTGTCTTCACCTCTATTGACTTCTCCGGCAACGACTTCAATGGATCAATACCTGAGGAAGTGGGACAACTCAAATCGCTCTATGTCCTCAACTTGTCCAGTAATGCTCTCACAGGTTCAATACCAACCTCATTAAGCAACTTGCGACAACTTGAGTCCTTAGACCTTTCGAACAACAAATTGGGCGGAACCATTCCAGCAGAGTTTGCCAACCTTACTTTCCTCTCATTCCTGAATCTCTCGAACAATCAACTGGTTGGGAAGATTCCAAGCACTGCTCAGCTTTCAACATTTTCAGCAGCTTCATTCACAGGTAATAAAAGATTATGTGGGATACAGTTGAACATATCATGCAATAATCCCAGCGAGTCACCAGATGCAGCACAAAAGGCTCCAAACAAAGAGTCAGGAATTGGGTTTGATTGGCAGTCCATATATACTGGAGTGGGGTTTGGAGTGGGAGCAGGAGTGATTGTTATCCTcttaatattgtgggaggagggaAGAAATTGGTTGGAGGATAGCATTGACAGAATTCTTCTGGCAATCCTTCCAATGATGGGATTTACTTACAAAACTCGCGATGAGTGGaacgaggaggaggaagaagatttTGAAGAAGATAGCACGTATATCATGGAAGACTGTGATATAGATGAGAACGAATCAGAAGACAAAGGATTTCAAGGTACATATTGTGTGTTTTGTTCAAAACTTGATATGAGTAGGAAGAGGGCCATCCATGACCCAAGTTGTACATGCCATTTATCACCACgtatttcatcttcttcttcctcctcgtACTCATTTTCTCCATAG
- the LOC18775319 gene encoding transcription factor LAX PANICLE, producing MDYFSATINSSSDGSNSSSATKHNGTGEKIEGGVKSKSKGVRLSTDPQSVAARERRHRISDRFKILQSLVPGGTKMDTVSMLEEAIHYVKFLKAQIWLHQSMINFVDDDDGLHHDRSSSSSSSSMFQYQLPADHHLHHPTGSHDFYSQNNFVQPPSPAMNIPLPDPNYFQGQEAMPNIEAYMKYYS from the coding sequence ATGGACTATTTCTCTGCTACTATTAACTCTAGCTCAGATGGCTCTAACTCTTCTTCAGCGACCAAACACAACGGCACCGGAGAGAAGATCGAGGGTGGCGTGAAGAGCAAAAGCAAAGGAGTGAGGCTTTCCACAGACCCGCAGAGTGTGGCGGCCAGAGAGAGGAGGCATAGGATCAGTGACCGGTTCAAGATCTTGCAGAGCTTGGTTCCTGGTGGGACCAAAATGGACACGGTGTCCATGTTAGAGGAAGCTATCCACTATGTGAAGTTCCTCAAGGCCCAGATATGGCTTCACCAGAGCATGATCAACTTTGTGGACGATGATGATGGTCTTCACCATGACCgttcatcatcctcatcatcctcatcTATGTTCCAGTACCAGCTTCCAGCTGATCATCATCTCCATCATCCAACTGGGTCCCATGATTTCTACTCTCAGAACAATTTCGTGCAACCACCTTCACCAGCTATGAATATTCCATTGCCTGACCCTAATTACTTCCAAGGTCAAGAAGCCATGCCCAATATTGAAGCCTACATGAAATATTATAGCTAG